In a single window of the Nodularia spumigena CCY9414 genome:
- a CDS encoding ribulose bisphosphate carboxylase small subunit, whose translation MQTLPKERRYETLSYLPPLSDAQIAKQVQYILTQGYIPAIEFNEISEPTEFYWTMWKLPLFGAKSTQEVLSEVQSCRSQYSNCYIRVVGFDNIKQCQVLSFIVHKPSMSRY comes from the coding sequence ATGCAAACTTTACCAAAAGAGCGTCGTTACGAAACCCTTTCTTACCTTCCACCTCTTTCTGATGCTCAAATTGCCAAGCAAGTTCAGTACATCTTGACTCAAGGTTACATTCCAGCTATTGAGTTTAACGAAATTTCTGAGCCAACAGAATTTTACTGGACAATGTGGAAGTTGCCTTTGTTCGGCGCTAAGTCTACTCAAGAAGTATTGAGCGAAGTTCAATCTTGCCGTTCTCAATACAGCAACTGCTATATCCGTGTTGTGGGTTTTGACAACATCAAGCAGTGTCAAGTTCTTAGCTTTATTGTTCACAAGCCCAGCATGAGCAGATACTAA
- the panB gene encoding 3-methyl-2-oxobutanoate hydroxymethyltransferase translates to MVITTGQLIQWKQQGRAIVALTAWDYAIAQILDSAGVDLILVGDSMAAVLGYKTTLPITLDEMLHHAKAVRRGVKQALVVVDLPFLTYQESISQAMHSAGLVLKETGAQAVKLEGGYPAMVETIARLVQAGIPVMGHVGLTPQSVHQLGLRQQGKTQEAGERIFNEAIALEQAGVFSIVLEHIPADLAMQITQKLNIPTIGIGAGVHCDGQVLVTSDVLGLSEKQPPFAKVYINLRETITKAVQDYASDVRDGQFP, encoded by the coding sequence ATGGTAATTACTACTGGACAATTAATTCAATGGAAACAACAGGGGCGCGCAATTGTTGCTTTGACTGCCTGGGATTATGCGATCGCCCAAATTCTGGACTCGGCTGGGGTAGACTTAATCCTGGTGGGTGATTCAATGGCTGCTGTCTTAGGATATAAAACCACGCTCCCAATTACCCTCGATGAAATGCTGCATCATGCTAAAGCTGTGCGCCGTGGTGTGAAACAAGCTTTAGTTGTGGTTGATTTACCATTTTTAACTTACCAAGAAAGCATTTCTCAAGCGATGCACTCGGCTGGGTTGGTACTGAAGGAAACAGGCGCTCAAGCTGTTAAGTTAGAAGGTGGTTATCCAGCGATGGTGGAAACTATTGCTCGTTTGGTACAAGCCGGAATACCAGTGATGGGTCATGTAGGCTTGACACCCCAATCAGTTCATCAACTGGGACTGCGACAACAGGGGAAAACTCAAGAGGCTGGGGAAAGAATTTTTAACGAAGCGATCGCTCTCGAACAAGCCGGTGTATTCTCTATAGTGTTAGAGCATATTCCCGCAGATTTGGCAATGCAGATTACACAAAAGTTAAATATTCCCACCATTGGTATCGGTGCGGGAGTTCATTGTGATGGACAAGTGTTAGTTACCTCAGATGTCCTTGGTCTATCAGAGAAGCAGCCACCCTTTGCCAAAGTTTACATAAATTTGCGAGAGACAATTACCAAAGCTGTACAAGATTATGCTTCAGACGTGCGCGATGGGCAATTTCCTTAA
- a CDS encoding 2-dehydropantoate 2-reductase, with protein MKICIVGAGAIGGYLGAKLALAGEEVTFIARGQHLEAIQNRGLEVIMGDGSNYVVHPSLATSDINDAGTQDVVILAVKAQSLAAIAPALSSLYNPDTMVVTAQNGIPWWYFYKHGGEYEGQKIHAVDPEGIIAANIDIERIIGCVIYSAVELHSPGVIHHIEGDRFSLGEIDNSKTERIQKLAGICKKAGLKAPVRSDIRSELWLKLWGNLAFNPISALTRATLEQICQYPLTRELARQMMIEAQTIGEKLGIKFGISLEQRINGTEKVGAHKTSMLQDIEAGRTTEVEAILGAVIELGKLTHISTPYMDTVYANVKLLEKTLAFY; from the coding sequence ATGAAAATCTGTATTGTTGGTGCGGGTGCGATTGGTGGGTACTTAGGAGCTAAACTAGCTCTAGCAGGGGAAGAAGTCACCTTTATTGCGCGTGGACAGCATTTAGAAGCAATTCAAAACCGGGGACTTGAGGTAATTATGGGGGATGGGTCAAATTATGTCGTACATCCATCTTTAGCCACCAGTGATATAAATGACGCAGGAACTCAAGATGTAGTTATCCTGGCGGTAAAAGCTCAGAGTTTAGCAGCGATCGCCCCGGCTCTATCATCCCTCTACAATCCTGATACAATGGTAGTTACTGCCCAAAATGGTATCCCTTGGTGGTACTTCTACAAGCATGGCGGTGAATATGAAGGGCAAAAAATCCACGCCGTTGATCCAGAAGGGATCATTGCTGCTAATATTGATATAGAGCGGATAATTGGTTGTGTAATTTATTCAGCCGTAGAATTACATTCACCTGGAGTAATTCATCACATTGAAGGCGATCGCTTTAGCCTGGGAGAAATCGACAACAGCAAAACCGAACGCATCCAAAAACTAGCCGGGATCTGCAAAAAAGCCGGATTAAAAGCCCCAGTGCGCTCGGATATTCGCTCAGAACTTTGGCTAAAATTATGGGGAAACTTGGCTTTTAACCCCATTAGTGCCTTAACTCGTGCCACCTTAGAGCAGATTTGTCAATACCCCTTGACGCGCGAACTGGCAAGACAGATGATGATAGAAGCGCAAACCATAGGAGAAAAACTCGGTATTAAATTCGGTATCAGTTTAGAGCAGCGCATCAATGGGACCGAAAAAGTCGGCGCTCATAAGACTTCTATGCTCCAAGATATCGAAGCCGGTCGGACTACAGAGGTAGAAGCAATTTTAGGAGCAGTGATTGAACTGGGCAAACTTACCCACATTTCTACACCCTACATGGATACAGTCTATGCTAATGTCAAACTACTAGAAAAAACTTTAGCGTTTTATTAA
- a CDS encoding ribulose bisphosphate carboxylase small subunit, protein MSYYIAPRFLDKLGVHITKNFLNLPGVRVPLILGIHGRKGEGKTFQCQLVFEKMGIEVTNISGGELESPDAGDPARLIRLRYRETAELIKVRGKMCVLMINDLDAGAGRFDEGTQYTVNTQMVNATLMNIADNPTDVQLPGSYDSTPLHRVPIIVTGNDFSTLYAPLIRDGRMEKFYWEPDRDDKVGIVGGIFAEDGLSQREVAQLVDTFPHQSIDFYSALRSRIYDQQVREFIHQVGFERVSSRIVNSAEKPPEFKKPDFSLSNLISAGNFMVGEQQRVETSQLVDEYNRLNRGSKNYQVAPPAPVTPNREPSGNGFHQPKVSNTHLSLETQEQIRQILAQGHRINFEHVDERRFRTGSWQSCGTTQINAEWDAISALEGYLAEYSGEYVRLVGIDPKAKRRIVETIIQRPNGKN, encoded by the coding sequence ATGAGTTACTACATTGCTCCCCGCTTTCTAGACAAACTTGGCGTTCACATTACCAAAAATTTCTTGAATCTACCTGGTGTGCGAGTTCCCTTAATTTTAGGGATTCATGGACGTAAAGGCGAAGGAAAGACATTTCAGTGTCAGTTAGTCTTCGAGAAAATGGGTATCGAAGTAACTAACATATCCGGGGGAGAATTGGAGAGTCCAGATGCTGGAGACCCGGCGCGGTTAATTCGTTTGCGTTATCGCGAAACAGCAGAATTAATTAAAGTGCGCGGTAAAATGTGCGTGCTGATGATTAATGATTTAGATGCGGGTGCGGGACGCTTTGATGAAGGTACTCAGTATACTGTAAATACTCAGATGGTAAATGCCACACTGATGAATATTGCTGATAATCCTACAGATGTGCAGTTACCTGGAAGCTATGATTCTACACCGTTACATCGTGTCCCGATTATTGTTACCGGGAATGATTTTTCTACTCTCTACGCGCCGTTAATTCGCGATGGACGGATGGAGAAATTCTACTGGGAACCAGATAGAGACGATAAGGTGGGAATTGTTGGCGGAATTTTTGCAGAAGATGGACTTTCACAACGAGAAGTTGCACAGCTTGTTGATACTTTTCCTCATCAATCTATTGACTTTTATAGTGCGTTGCGATCGCGCATTTATGATCAACAAGTACGTGAATTTATCCATCAAGTCGGTTTCGAGCGTGTATCGTCGCGTATCGTTAACAGCGCCGAGAAGCCACCAGAGTTTAAAAAGCCGGATTTCAGCTTGTCTAACCTGATTTCGGCGGGTAATTTTATGGTGGGTGAACAACAACGGGTAGAAACTTCTCAATTGGTTGATGAATACAATCGGCTGAATCGAGGTAGTAAAAATTATCAAGTAGCACCACCAGCGCCTGTCACACCGAATAGGGAGCCGTCAGGTAATGGATTTCATCAACCAAAAGTATCAAATACCCATTTAAGCCTAGAGACACAAGAACAAATCCGGCAAATTTTAGCTCAAGGTCACAGAATTAACTTTGAACACGTAGATGAACGCCGCTTCCGTACTGGTTCTTGGCAAAGTTGCGGTACAACTCAGATAAATGCTGAATGGGATGCAATATCAGCTTTAGAAGGTTATCTAGCGGAATATAGTGGTGAGTATGTGCGCTTGGTAGGAATTGACCCGAAAGCTAAACGGCGAATTGTGGAAACGATTATTCAGCGTCCGAACGGTAAGAATTAA
- a CDS encoding acyl--CoA ligase, translated as MHIFDILTGKDDHPALLTPDQLTLTYQQLRTIVADLVAQLHSFGLGKGDRIAIAMTNSSSMACIFLAASLCGTAAPLNPKYKQEEFAFYYEDLQAKALITLPGTPEAAITAIHPDMLLIQAITNADGTLSLELSREIIQPQRETSTPDLPQSDDVAIILHTSGTTSRPKRVPIRHRNLIASAQNIVSVYNLTANDINLCLMPLFHIHGLVGCLLATLASGGTFICPTGFNALEFWQLVERYKPTWYSAAPTIHQMILARASRNEDIVKSHSFRFIRSSSAPLPPVIIEQMEAVLNVPVVESYSMTEAAHQMTSNPLPPKNRKPGSVGYGHGVEVGIMDEDGKLLAQGSLGEVVVKGANVIDGYENNPQANATAFVNGWFRTGDQGKLDPDGYLYLTGRIKELINRGGEKISPLEIDDILLRHPAVAEALAFAVPHKTLGEEIHAAVVLKSDTSEQELKSHCSQHLAEFKIPKQIHILEALPRGATGKLQRLNMAKFLKLV; from the coding sequence ATGCATATATTTGATATTTTAACCGGAAAAGACGACCATCCAGCCTTATTAACACCAGACCAACTGACTCTGACATATCAGCAACTACGGACAATTGTAGCTGATTTAGTGGCACAGTTGCACAGTTTCGGCTTAGGTAAAGGCGATCGCATTGCCATTGCGATGACTAACAGTTCTTCAATGGCGTGTATATTTCTTGCGGCGAGTCTATGTGGAACTGCTGCCCCCCTCAATCCCAAATACAAACAAGAAGAATTTGCTTTTTACTACGAAGACCTCCAAGCCAAAGCATTAATTACCTTACCAGGGACACCAGAGGCGGCTATAACTGCCATTCATCCCGATATGCTACTCATCCAGGCCATAACAAACGCTGACGGTACATTGAGTTTGGAATTGAGTAGAGAAATTATACAACCACAAAGAGAAACTTCTACTCCTGACCTTCCCCAGTCCGATGATGTAGCAATTATTCTGCATACCAGTGGAACTACTAGCCGTCCTAAGCGGGTTCCCATTCGTCACCGAAATCTCATCGCCTCAGCCCAAAATATCGTCAGTGTCTATAACCTCACTGCTAACGACATTAATTTATGTCTGATGCCACTATTTCACATTCACGGATTAGTGGGGTGTCTTTTAGCAACTTTGGCATCAGGAGGGACATTTATTTGTCCCACAGGGTTTAATGCTTTAGAATTTTGGCAACTGGTTGAGCGTTACAAACCAACTTGGTATTCTGCTGCACCCACCATACATCAAATGATCTTAGCGCGAGCCAGTCGCAACGAAGATATTGTTAAATCCCATAGCTTCCGGTTTATTCGTTCTAGCAGCGCACCTTTACCGCCAGTAATTATCGAACAAATGGAAGCAGTTCTGAACGTGCCGGTGGTAGAATCATATAGCATGACAGAAGCTGCACATCAGATGACATCCAACCCCTTACCGCCCAAAAACCGCAAACCGGGAAGCGTCGGTTATGGACATGGTGTAGAAGTGGGAATTATGGATGAAGATGGTAAATTACTTGCCCAAGGTAGCCTTGGTGAAGTAGTAGTAAAAGGAGCCAACGTCATCGATGGTTACGAAAATAACCCCCAAGCCAACGCCACAGCCTTTGTTAACGGCTGGTTTCGGACAGGTGATCAAGGTAAACTCGACCCAGACGGCTACCTTTACCTAACTGGTAGAATCAAAGAATTAATTAACAGAGGTGGGGAAAAAATTTCGCCTTTGGAAATAGATGATATATTGCTGCGTCATCCTGCGGTAGCGGAAGCCTTAGCTTTTGCAGTTCCTCACAAAACCTTGGGTGAAGAAATTCATGCTGCGGTTGTCCTGAAGAGTGATACCAGCGAACAGGAATTAAAATCTCATTGTTCCCAACACTTAGCAGAATTCAAAATACCGAAACAAATACACATTCTCGAAGCCTTACCCCGTGGCGCAACCGGTAAACTGCAAAGGTTGAACATGGCTAAATTCCTGAAATTAGTCTAG
- the serA gene encoding phosphoglycerate dehydrogenase has protein sequence MSKVLVSDPIDQAGIDILTQVATVDVKTGLTPAELIEIIGEYDALMIRSGTRVTQEIIEAGTQLKIIGRAGVGVDNVDVPAATRRGIVVVNSPEGNTIAAAEHALAMMLSLSRHIPDANASVKSGEWDRKTFVGAEVYKKTLGVVGLGKIGSHVATVARAMGMKLLAYDPFISTERAEQLGCQLVEMDLLMQQADYITLHIPKTPETTHLINATTLAKMKPTARIINCARGGIIDEAALAVAIKEGQIKGAALDVFESEPLGESDLRSLGKEVILTPHLGASTTEAQVNVAIDVAEQIRDVLLGLAARSAVNIPGLGPDVLEELKPYMQLAETLGNLVGQLAGGRVESLTVRLQGELASNKSQPLVVASLKGLLYQALRERVNYVNATIEAKERGIRVIETRDASARDYAGSLHLEATGTLGTHSVTGALLGDKEIHLTDVDGFPINVPPSKYMLFTLHRDMPGIIGKLGSLLGSFNVNIASMQVGRKIVRGDAVMALSIDDPLPDGILAEIVKVAGIRDAYTVTL, from the coding sequence ATGTCTAAGGTTCTCGTCTCCGATCCCATTGACCAAGCTGGAATTGATATTCTGACCCAAGTGGCGACTGTAGATGTCAAAACAGGTCTCACACCAGCAGAACTGATCGAAATTATTGGTGAATATGACGCGCTGATGATTCGCTCTGGTACGCGCGTTACACAAGAAATTATTGAAGCTGGGACTCAGTTAAAAATCATCGGTCGCGCCGGTGTGGGTGTGGATAATGTCGATGTTCCCGCAGCTACTCGCCGAGGAATTGTGGTTGTCAATTCTCCTGAAGGTAACACAATTGCTGCCGCAGAACACGCCCTAGCGATGATGTTATCCTTATCTCGCCACATTCCTGATGCTAATGCTTCAGTTAAAAGTGGTGAGTGGGATCGCAAAACCTTTGTGGGTGCGGAAGTTTATAAAAAAACTCTCGGTGTCGTTGGCTTGGGTAAAATCGGTTCCCATGTTGCGACTGTCGCCAGAGCAATGGGAATGAAGCTGTTAGCTTACGATCCGTTTATTTCCACCGAACGCGCCGAACAACTGGGCTGTCAGTTGGTGGAAATGGATTTGCTAATGCAGCAAGCTGATTATATCACATTACACATCCCCAAAACACCAGAAACGACTCATTTAATTAACGCCACAACTCTGGCAAAAATGAAACCCACAGCCAGAATTATCAACTGCGCTCGTGGTGGTATCATTGATGAAGCTGCTTTAGCAGTGGCAATTAAAGAAGGTCAAATCAAAGGTGCGGCTTTGGATGTGTTCGAGTCAGAACCACTGGGTGAATCTGATTTGCGATCGCTCGGTAAAGAAGTCATCCTTACCCCCCATTTAGGAGCCTCCACAACCGAAGCACAAGTAAATGTCGCCATTGATGTCGCCGAACAAATTCGTGATGTTCTCTTAGGACTAGCCGCACGTTCCGCAGTCAATATCCCCGGATTGGGTCCCGATGTGCTAGAAGAACTCAAGCCTTATATGCAACTAGCGGAAACCCTGGGTAACTTGGTAGGACAGCTAGCCGGTGGACGGGTGGAATCACTGACTGTGCGACTACAAGGAGAACTAGCTAGTAACAAAAGTCAGCCTTTAGTTGTCGCCTCCCTCAAAGGTCTACTTTACCAAGCCCTACGGGAACGGGTAAACTATGTCAACGCTACGATAGAAGCTAAAGAGCGAGGAATTAGGGTAATTGAAACCCGTGATGCTTCAGCTCGCGACTACGCCGGCTCGTTACACCTGGAAGCTACGGGTACTTTAGGGACTCATTCTGTCACAGGGGCTTTATTAGGGGACAAAGAAATTCATCTCACCGATGTTGATGGTTTCCCCATTAATGTCCCCCCCAGCAAATATATGTTGTTTACCTTACACCGTGATATGCCAGGAATTATCGGTAAACTCGGTTCCTTACTCGGCAGTTTTAATGTCAACATTGCCAGTATGCAGGTAGGGCGTAAAATTGTCCGTGGTGATGCTGTGATGGCTCTGAGTATCGATGATCCCTTACCCGATGGCATTTTGGCGGAAATTGTCAAAGTAGCTGGAATTAGGGACGCATACACAGTAACTTTATAA
- a CDS encoding form I ribulose bisphosphate carboxylase large subunit gives MSYAQTQTQSKSGYQAGVKDYRLTYYTPDYTPKDTDLLAAFRMTPQPGVPPEEAGAAVAAESSTGTWTTVWTDLLTDLDRYKGRCYDIEPVPGEDNQYICYVAYPLDLFEEGSVTNVLTSIVGNVFGFKALRALRLEDIRFPVAYIKTFQGPPHGIQVERDKLNKYGRPLLGCTIKPKLGLSAKNYGRAVYECLRGGLDFTKDDENINSAPFQRWRDRFLFVSEAITKAQAETGEIKGHYLNVTAPTCEQMLERAEFAKELKQPIIMHDYLTAGFTANTTLAHWCRANGILLHIHRAMHAVIDRQKNHGIHFRVLAKALRLSGGDHIHTGTVVGKLEGERGITMGFVDLLRENYIEQDKSRGIYFTQDWASLPGVMAVASGGIHVWHMPALVEIFGDDSVLQFGGGTLGHPWGNAPGATANRVALEACIQARNEGRNLAREGNDVIREAAKWSPELAVACELWKEIKFEFEAMDTV, from the coding sequence ATGTCTTACGCTCAAACCCAAACCCAGAGCAAATCAGGGTATCAAGCCGGTGTTAAAGATTACAGACTAACTTATTACACCCCAGACTACACACCTAAAGATACAGACCTTCTTGCAGCATTCCGGATGACTCCCCAACCTGGAGTTCCTCCCGAAGAAGCTGGTGCTGCTGTGGCGGCTGAGTCCTCCACCGGTACTTGGACAACTGTATGGACAGATTTGCTCACCGACCTCGACCGCTACAAAGGTCGTTGCTACGATATCGAACCAGTTCCCGGCGAAGATAACCAGTACATCTGCTACGTTGCCTATCCTCTAGACTTGTTCGAGGAAGGTTCTGTAACCAACGTATTGACCTCTATTGTAGGTAACGTATTTGGTTTCAAAGCCTTGCGCGCATTGCGTTTGGAAGACATCCGCTTTCCTGTAGCTTACATCAAGACCTTCCAAGGGCCTCCCCACGGTATCCAAGTAGAGCGTGACAAATTAAACAAATACGGTCGTCCTTTGCTGGGTTGTACCATTAAGCCCAAATTAGGTTTGTCCGCTAAGAACTACGGACGTGCTGTATACGAGTGCTTGCGTGGTGGTTTGGACTTCACCAAAGACGACGAAAACATCAACTCTGCACCATTCCAAAGATGGCGCGATCGCTTCTTGTTCGTTTCTGAAGCTATCACCAAAGCCCAAGCTGAAACCGGTGAAATCAAAGGTCACTACCTCAACGTTACCGCTCCCACCTGTGAACAAATGTTGGAACGGGCTGAGTTCGCTAAAGAACTCAAACAGCCTATCATCATGCACGACTACCTAACCGCAGGCTTCACAGCTAACACCACATTGGCTCATTGGTGTCGCGCTAACGGTATCTTGCTGCACATTCACCGTGCTATGCACGCAGTTATCGACCGTCAAAAGAACCACGGTATCCACTTCCGTGTATTGGCTAAAGCCCTACGCTTGTCTGGTGGAGACCACATCCACACAGGTACTGTAGTTGGTAAGTTGGAAGGCGAACGTGGTATCACAATGGGCTTTGTTGACCTGTTGCGTGAAAACTATATTGAGCAAGATAAGTCTCGCGGTATTTACTTTACCCAAGACTGGGCTTCTTTACCAGGCGTAATGGCAGTTGCTTCCGGTGGTATCCACGTATGGCATATGCCCGCACTTGTAGAGATCTTCGGTGATGACTCCGTACTACAATTTGGTGGTGGTACTCTTGGACACCCCTGGGGTAACGCACCTGGTGCAACCGCTAACCGTGTAGCTTTAGAAGCTTGTATCCAAGCTCGTAACGAAGGCCGCAACTTGGCTCGTGAAGGTAACGACGTGATCCGCGAAGCTGCTAAGTGGAGTCCTGAATTGGCTGTTGCTTGCGAACTGTGGAAAGAAATCAAGTTCGAGTTCGAGGCCATGGATACTGTCTGA
- a CDS encoding ligand-binding sensor domain-containing protein, whose amino-acid sequence MAVGTVFKGNVMVELLRKRHKLLLTSIFLGLIALPSVGLVTMTNAVRAEKIGTNAPLQKTPDVDSSDLTPTYPATAPPPRRDLLPDERGIQERSLETDYRVSNLLGDFTGNLWVGSWRGLSRIDPNTGRILARVSLPNLAIGALAEDKVGRLWVGTYEGLKRIDPRTGEITAQNLFLPSKRVLSLLVDNRGYLWTGTDNGLALISPDQGLIMTTLKNLPGVSANAMTLDAEGQLWVGTLDGLVRVNTASALIMKQINQLPGTTVQTLAISPSGLIWAGMSNHLLVINPKTGAVLRSVTRLRGRNVTAVRFAQDGSVWVGTHNGLLRLNPHTGAVLDEVAGLPSSRVLTLAPDIGNKLWVGTREGLAWLTPTTGNAKPHLAFSRAVE is encoded by the coding sequence ATGGCTGTGGGTACTGTTTTTAAAGGAAATGTCATGGTGGAATTACTTCGCAAGCGTCATAAATTATTGTTGACTTCTATATTTCTGGGGTTGATAGCTTTGCCAAGCGTTGGTCTTGTAACTATGACAAATGCGGTAAGGGCAGAGAAAATTGGTACTAATGCACCGCTACAAAAAACCCCTGACGTTGATTCATCTGACTTAACTCCTACTTATCCGGCTACTGCACCACCACCGAGAAGAGACCTTTTACCTGATGAAAGGGGAATTCAAGAGCGATCGCTCGAAACAGATTATCGTGTTAGTAACTTACTAGGAGATTTTACCGGTAATCTCTGGGTGGGTTCATGGCGGGGCTTATCGCGCATTGACCCGAACACAGGCAGAATTTTAGCGCGTGTGAGTTTACCGAATTTAGCCATTGGTGCATTAGCAGAAGATAAAGTGGGTCGCTTATGGGTAGGGACTTATGAGGGACTAAAGCGAATAGACCCCCGCACAGGTGAAATTACAGCCCAAAATTTATTTTTGCCTTCCAAACGGGTTTTATCTTTATTGGTTGACAATCGGGGCTATTTGTGGACTGGAACCGATAATGGTTTAGCTCTAATTAGTCCTGACCAAGGCTTAATTATGACAACATTAAAAAATTTGCCTGGTGTCAGCGCCAACGCCATGACTTTAGATGCTGAAGGTCAACTGTGGGTTGGGACTCTAGATGGACTGGTGCGGGTAAATACGGCCAGCGCTTTAATTATGAAGCAGATTAACCAGTTACCGGGAACAACCGTGCAAACCTTAGCCATTAGTCCATCCGGTTTAATTTGGGCGGGAATGTCGAATCATTTGCTCGTTATTAATCCCAAAACTGGTGCAGTTTTGCGGTCTGTAACTCGCCTGCGGGGGCGAAATGTCACAGCAGTGCGCTTTGCCCAAGATGGTAGTGTGTGGGTGGGGACTCACAATGGTTTGTTACGATTAAATCCACATACAGGGGCTGTATTAGATGAAGTTGCGGGACTTCCTTCTAGTCGAGTTCTTACTCTTGCGCCGGACATCGGCAATAAATTATGGGTCGGTACTCGTGAAGGTCTGGCTTGGTTAACGCCCACGACGGGTAATGCAAAACCTCATCTGGCTTTTAGTCGGGCTGTGGAGTAG
- the rcbX gene encoding RuBisCO chaperone RbcX, giving the protein MNLKQIAKDTAKTLQSYLTYQALKTVLAQLGETNPPLELWLHNFSAGKIQDGEAYIQQLFLEKPDLALRIMTVREHIAEEVADFLPEMVRTGFQQANMEQRRQHLERITRIDTSHPSPHPEQQTSSDPNSEQ; this is encoded by the coding sequence ATGAATCTTAAGCAAATTGCCAAGGATACAGCCAAGACATTGCAAAGCTACCTGACTTATCAGGCGCTGAAAACAGTATTGGCACAGTTAGGCGAAACGAACCCACCGTTGGAACTTTGGCTACATAACTTTTCTGCTGGCAAAATCCAGGACGGAGAAGCGTATATTCAGCAACTGTTTCTCGAAAAGCCAGATTTGGCATTACGGATTATGACTGTCAGAGAACACATCGCCGAGGAAGTCGCCGACTTTCTTCCCGAAATGGTTCGCACTGGCTTTCAGCAAGCCAACATGGAACAACGTCGCCAGCATCTAGAACGCATCACACGAATAGATACATCTCACCCCAGTCCACACCCGGAACAGCAGACAAGTTCAGATCCCAATAGTGAACAGTAA
- a CDS encoding Uma2 family endonuclease, which yields MVLQIHPTQKIQKELNITWEALPTDFILPDDPVENIQQPALASALTDALGSTQRIHPQMLIGSNFGLVATVNQKNVVKAPDWFYVPQAQPVAPSLIRRSDIPNLEGATVAVVMEFLSDTENGELSIRSTPPYGKLYFYEHILKIPTYVTYDPYEVILEVRYLQNGQYSLASADANGRYWIPELELFLGIWQGERLCQTMNWLRWWDKEGNLLLWSSEQAQQERQRAEQERQRAEKLAAKLRELGVDPEEIA from the coding sequence ATGGTTTTACAAATTCACCCTACTCAAAAAATTCAAAAAGAATTAAATATTACTTGGGAAGCACTTCCCACCGATTTTATTTTACCTGATGACCCAGTGGAAAATATACAGCAACCTGCTTTAGCATCAGCGCTGACAGATGCTTTAGGCTCTACACAACGCATCCACCCTCAGATGCTGATAGGCTCTAATTTTGGGCTAGTAGCCACAGTAAACCAAAAAAATGTTGTCAAAGCACCTGACTGGTTTTATGTCCCGCAAGCGCAGCCTGTAGCCCCAAGTTTAATTCGTCGTAGTGACATACCGAATTTAGAAGGCGCGACTGTGGCTGTAGTCATGGAATTTCTGTCAGACACCGAAAATGGCGAATTATCTATTCGTTCTACACCACCTTACGGTAAACTGTATTTTTACGAACATATTCTTAAAATTCCCACTTACGTCACCTATGATCCTTATGAAGTCATTCTAGAAGTAAGGTATTTACAAAATGGACAGTATAGTTTAGCGTCAGCAGATGCCAATGGACGTTATTGGATTCCTGAGTTAGAATTATTTCTCGGAATTTGGCAAGGTGAAAGATTATGCCAAACTATGAATTGGCTACGGTGGTGGGATAAAGAAGGCAATTTGCTGTTGTGGAGTAGCGAACAAGCTCAACAAGAACGCCAACGTGCAGAACAAGAACGCCAACGTGCAGAAAAGTTAGCAGCAAAGTTACGTGAACTAGGTGTTGACCCTGAAGAGATAGCTTAA